A window of the Pseudomonadota bacterium genome harbors these coding sequences:
- a CDS encoding choice-of-anchor E domain-containing protein, whose product MKRMVFVVIEIMLAVMAFPGIGRTALWTETFTSGVVRTNQINTIINVNQFDSSLGTLNSATFILEGYLNGSYYFLNTTGNSTGYWAQTGDVRISYSTMNLYAQNSSPDPFPKTDEEWDYWFRHKTNPVTLTINVPAIGPTISISKSETYTFTEASILNTFEGIGQIPFVFNATSNVGLGCPGNGQCGTSTFTSGNITVTYDYTAVPIPPTVWLLGSSLVGLAGFRKRVNS is encoded by the coding sequence ATGAAAAGAATGGTTTTTGTAGTTATAGAGATTATGCTTGCTGTAATGGCGTTTCCTGGAATAGGAAGGACAGCGTTATGGACAGAAACATTCACTTCGGGTGTGGTTCGAACAAATCAAATCAACACAATCATTAACGTCAATCAGTTTGATTCATCCTTGGGGACGCTTAACAGCGCGACCTTTATTCTGGAAGGATATCTGAACGGATCATACTACTTTTTAAATACCACAGGCAACAGTACAGGGTATTGGGCTCAGACGGGAGATGTGCGAATTTCGTACAGTACCATGAACCTCTATGCCCAGAACAGCAGCCCCGACCCGTTCCCCAAAACAGACGAAGAATGGGACTATTGGTTCCGCCATAAAACTAACCCTGTCACGCTGACCATTAATGTGCCCGCCATCGGCCCGACTATCTCTATTTCCAAGTCAGAGACATACACGTTTACAGAGGCCAGCATACTGAATACATTTGAAGGCATCGGCCAAATTCCCTTTGTCTTTAATGCTACCTCAAACGTGGGTCTGGGTTGCCCTGGTAATGGTCAATGTGGGACGAGTACTTTTACTTCCGGAAATATTACAGTAACATATGACTATACTGCAGTCCCTATCCCACCGACAGTATGGCTGCTCGGTTCCAGTTTGGTAGGGCTTGCAGGATTTAGAAAAAGGGTTAATAGTTAA